The DNA window TATAAGGGCGAGGACAATCTGCGCCAGCTCGACACCCCTGCATATGAGCGCCGGAGCAGCCCGAACCACTCGAACCGAAACGCGTCACAGCAGAATTCGGAGGAGCCGGACGAGAATTCCTCTTCGCCCGAGGCCCAGGGCCAGCCGTCGGGGAAGCGCTCTAAGATTCGCCGGCTACAGTCGGATCGCTCCGACGAGCGACAAGACCGAGGCGAGCGCTCCCGTTCCGACGATTCGGGCTCGGATGGGGAAGACTCGGACACGCCCGCATTCCTCCGCAAGATGATGGACTGACCCGAATGGGGAGTTTAGAATGCGGAATTTGGAATGAGGGGGGCGAAGGCGTGGGGGCATTCATTACACACTCCCCACTTCCAATTCCGAACTCAACAAAAGCGGGGATCTCCAGCCCCACCACAGGCCAAGAGAATGCTCTTCATTCGTTCCGCAGTGAGGAGACAACACGTCTCGATTGTAGAATGCAGGGAGACGTGTGGCGCACTGGGAGAATCCCTCTCGGATCGGAGCGGGGAGCACCGGCCTGCCCGCAGTGTTTGAGCAGCACGGCGGGACTGTGGTTCGATGCGGGGTTGCTTAGGACCGACACCGGTCCGTCCTGGGCGACCCCCGTCACATGCGAAAAGCCACGCCCATGGCCATCCGCCGAGGGCGTGGCTTTTTGTTTTGAAACAGGGGACGAGAATGTGGATCGTTCTGTGGTACTTGAAGGGTCCACCGCAACGGGACAGATCGTGAGGAAATTAGGAGGGTTCCGTGGGGGAATCGACTCGTTGAAGCAGCCGATTGTATGCCTGCGCCACCGTAGGGCGGCGAATCGAGCGGGACTCGGCAGCAGCCTTCAGGATTGTGTCGCGCACCCGAGCGTCCGGCTCGTCCAGGGCCATCATCAAGAGGGTTGTGTACGAGACGGGATCGTCGATCTTGCTCAGCGCTACCACGGCCGTCAGGCGGCGCGACGACTCGGCCGAAGCGGCATAAATGTTCAGAAGCGGCGTCGCGGCCTCCCGAAGCCGAACGGCGTTCCCTCGTTGGGTGACCACCTCGATGAGGGTGCGCATTCCGTGGTCTTGGAGCGACTGGTCGGGCGACTGGAGCAGCTCGGCAATCTGCAGTCCGAACGTCTGCTGCCAGGTGGATTGAGCCTGGGCCTGGGGCGTCGTTGTCGGAGAGGCGAGAAGAAAAAGGAAAAGGCCAGCAAAAGAAATACGGCGGATGTACGTCATAGCAGGATCCGGTTGGTGAGAGTTAGGTGAATCAGAGGGCAGTGCCTCTGTGGATCCCAATGACGGAGGCGGCGTCCGCGTGGTTACTGGAGTGAGACGAATGGACCGTTTCGTGCGACGAGCCGTCCAGAAAAGAGGTGTGGGCAGTGGAAAGACGGAAGGCCCATCATCGGAGGTCGGTCGTGCCCCTCTCATGCTGGGAAGAGGCCGCCGGGGAGGAAGAGGATACCCGGTGTTGCTGGGCTCGCTCATATACCTCACTTGCCAGGGCCGCGTAGTCGTCGGCGCCTGGGCTTGCGGGCGACTGTGCAAAAATGGACCGCCCCTGTTCTGCTGCGCGCACCAGGGAGTCGTCGTGCCGGATCTCCGTCGAAAAGACCTTCTCGCCGTAGTAGGTACGAATCTGCGAGATCACGGCTTCTGTATTTTCGATTTCCCGATCCACCATCGTGAGCAGAAGGCCGAGCACGGGCGTCGTTTGGTTGAGACTGTCGCGTGCTTGTTTGATCACTTCTCCCAAGCGGACGACGCCTT is part of the Salinibacter sp. 10B genome and encodes:
- a CDS encoding HEAT repeat domain-containing protein; its protein translation is MTYIRRISFAGLFLFLLASPTTTPQAQAQSTWQQTFGLQIAELLQSPDQSLQDHGMRTLIEVVTQRGNAVRLREAATPLLNIYAASAESSRRLTAVVALSKIDDPVSYTTLLMMALDEPDARVRDTILKAAAESRSIRRPTVAQAYNRLLQRVDSPTEPS